The Rhineura floridana isolate rRhiFlo1 chromosome 15, rRhiFlo1.hap2, whole genome shotgun sequence genome window below encodes:
- the LOC133370673 gene encoding uncharacterized protein LOC133370673 isoform X1: MIGFFSPTRKYLRNFRRRAQRVRRRPWLGTDIFSSKEKLEPVGGLCFPNIPVQLQDWQIALQWKMATKVNKQNLDASCSDPTEETDPGNTIVAEHQDLDRGEPETGGECSGGRAKHSEMLQQPVDQRQAPRLQVKPEEKPKTETSLVPPPAEVPVSVPAPPLGEGKGAKRMMEDDGDTDTFKEMPDVCQEAREPGRAMLLPDLFGEAQQAHSSLDASRAGGCAKVEQAIPCLPKMGSENQRKRFRGFAYKETEGPQVAYERLQELLFQWLKPEARSKEEIVEQLVLEQFLNLLPEDVQRWVRERHPENGDEAVALAEDYQFLHPEPGRRPYPERARQRSSARSWLR; encoded by the exons ATGATTGGCTTTTTCTCCCCTACCAGGAAGTACCTTAGGAATTTCCGGAGGCGGGCTCAGAGGGTTAGAAGGAGGCCTTGGCTGGGCACAG ATATTTTTTCAAGCAAAGAAAAACTAGAGCCTGTGGGGGGCCTCTGTTTCCCAAATATTCCAGTACAGCTGCAGGATTGGCAAATAGCGTTGCAGTGGAAAATGGCAACCAAGGTGAACAAGCAGAACCTGGATGCATCCTGCAGTGACCCCACAGAGGAGACGGATCCAGGTAACACCATCGTGGCTGAGCATCAGGACTTGGATAGAGGTGAGCCGGAGACAGGTGGTGAATGTTCAGGAGGAAGAGCCAAACATTCAGAGATGTTGCAGCAGCCTGTGGATCAGCGTCAAGCACCAAGATTGCAGGTAAAACCAGAAGAGAAGCCAAAGACTGAGACATCTTTGGTGCCTCCTCCCGCAGAAGTACCTGTGTCAGTTCCAGCGCCACCCTTGGGAGAAGGGAAAGGGGCAAAGCGGATGATGGAGGATGATGGCGATACTGACACCTTTAAAGAAATGCCCGATGTCTGCCAGGAGGCCAGAGAGCCAGGAAGGGCTATGCTCCTGCCAGATCTCTTTGGAGAAGCACAGCAGGCTCATAGCAGCCTTGATGCCAGCCGGGCTGGAGGCTGTGCCAAGGTGGAGCAAGCCATCCCATGTCTTCCAAAAATGGGCTCGGAGAACCAGCGCAAACGCTTCCGTGGCTTTGCCTACAAAGAGACTGAAGGGCCCCAAGTGGCTTATGAGCGACTCCAGGAACTGTTGTTCCAGTGGTTGAAACCAGAGGCCCGTAGCAAGGAGGAGATTGTTGAGCAGTTGGTTCTCGAGCAGTTCCTGAACCTCCTCCCAGAGGATGTCCAGCGCTGGGTGCGGGAGCGTCACCCTGAAAATGGGGATGAGGCTGTAGCCCTGGCAGAAGACTATCAGTTTCTACATCCTGAGCCTGGGAGACGGCCCTATCCGGAAAGGGCAAGGCAGCGGTCTTCAGCAAGGAGTTGGCTCCGCTGA
- the LOC133370673 gene encoding SCAN domain-containing protein 1-like isoform X2 has product MATKVNKQNLDASCSDPTEETDPGNTIVAEHQDLDRGEPETGGECSGGRAKHSEMLQQPVDQRQAPRLQVKPEEKPKTETSLVPPPAEVPVSVPAPPLGEGKGAKRMMEDDGDTDTFKEMPDVCQEAREPGRAMLLPDLFGEAQQAHSSLDASRAGGCAKVEQAIPCLPKMGSENQRKRFRGFAYKETEGPQVAYERLQELLFQWLKPEARSKEEIVEQLVLEQFLNLLPEDVQRWVRERHPENGDEAVALAEDYQFLHPEPGRRPYPERARQRSSARSWLR; this is encoded by the coding sequence ATGGCAACCAAGGTGAACAAGCAGAACCTGGATGCATCCTGCAGTGACCCCACAGAGGAGACGGATCCAGGTAACACCATCGTGGCTGAGCATCAGGACTTGGATAGAGGTGAGCCGGAGACAGGTGGTGAATGTTCAGGAGGAAGAGCCAAACATTCAGAGATGTTGCAGCAGCCTGTGGATCAGCGTCAAGCACCAAGATTGCAGGTAAAACCAGAAGAGAAGCCAAAGACTGAGACATCTTTGGTGCCTCCTCCCGCAGAAGTACCTGTGTCAGTTCCAGCGCCACCCTTGGGAGAAGGGAAAGGGGCAAAGCGGATGATGGAGGATGATGGCGATACTGACACCTTTAAAGAAATGCCCGATGTCTGCCAGGAGGCCAGAGAGCCAGGAAGGGCTATGCTCCTGCCAGATCTCTTTGGAGAAGCACAGCAGGCTCATAGCAGCCTTGATGCCAGCCGGGCTGGAGGCTGTGCCAAGGTGGAGCAAGCCATCCCATGTCTTCCAAAAATGGGCTCGGAGAACCAGCGCAAACGCTTCCGTGGCTTTGCCTACAAAGAGACTGAAGGGCCCCAAGTGGCTTATGAGCGACTCCAGGAACTGTTGTTCCAGTGGTTGAAACCAGAGGCCCGTAGCAAGGAGGAGATTGTTGAGCAGTTGGTTCTCGAGCAGTTCCTGAACCTCCTCCCAGAGGATGTCCAGCGCTGGGTGCGGGAGCGTCACCCTGAAAATGGGGATGAGGCTGTAGCCCTGGCAGAAGACTATCAGTTTCTACATCCTGAGCCTGGGAGACGGCCCTATCCGGAAAGGGCAAGGCAGCGGTCTTCAGCAAGGAGTTGGCTCCGCTGA